The Vicinamibacterales bacterium genome includes a region encoding these proteins:
- a CDS encoding nucleotidyltransferase domain-containing protein, which yields FGSKARGDSRPDSDLDVLVVVTGDRVGAEDLAIDIAFDINVASDLYIPPRVVTAGSLADPVWRTTLFVQTVTREGLPL from the coding sequence TTTGGCTCCAAGGCCAGGGGCGACTCTCGGCCGGACTCTGATCTCGACGTACTCGTGGTCGTCACCGGTGATCGCGTGGGGGCTGAAGACCTGGCCATCGACATTGCGTTCGACATCAACGTCGCGAGCGATCTCTACATCCCGCCGCGCGTCGTCACCGCCGGTTCTCTGGCCGACCCGGTGTGGCGAACCACCCTCTTCGTTCAGACCGTCACCCGCGAGGGCCTACCGCTGTGA
- a CDS encoding DEAD/DEAH box helicase family protein, whose protein sequence is MRRIGRLQIEGIVQEAERRGRILGVRLPPQDEGEDEPWTAPPSRRRKEPPIVGELPQTLELVLGNQIYIAKDGLHPGLRNRLLRLAAFQNPEFYRAQAMRLSTYDKPRIIACAEDHPHHIGLPRGCLDEVRQTLTDLGVCSVLRDERYAGRPLDVSFHGELRPEQLTATRAMLAHETGVLAATTAFGKTVIGAWLIAQRGVNTLVLVHRRQLLDQWVERLSTFLDVPAKSIGRIGGGRSRATGLLDVAIIQSLVKKGVVDDRVAEYGHLIVDECHHLSAHSFEQVARQAKARFVAGLSATVARKDGHHPIIFMQCGPVRYRDNARAQAAARPFEHFVLVQPTAFMSSRSPDPDRRVEFQAIYQELVDDDSRNRRICDDIVASVDSGRSPLVLTERNDHLDRLESGLVGKVRHLVVLRAGMGKKQRQALAGQLEAIPREDARVILATGKYVGEGFDDPRLDTLFLTLPVSWRGTIAQYSGRLHRLYDGKREVRVYDYADLDVPMLARMFDRRCRGYEAIGYTILLPASAIPGWPADVVLPSDPVWKRDYSGSVRRLVRDGVDVPLASLFVHAARAVPPDAEGAERARSATEEFLFRRLETLIETKGRFTLNESLPIPFDGQGRLEVDLLSAETRVAVELDGGQHLADPEAYRRDRRKDQLLQENGYFVLRFLAEDVGRDLDLVLDAILRSLSQRQAMLSTDPTLSFSRRSLP, encoded by the coding sequence GTGCGTAGGATAGGCCGCCTACAGATTGAGGGGATCGTTCAGGAGGCCGAACGGCGCGGTCGCATCCTCGGCGTGCGGCTGCCGCCACAGGATGAGGGAGAAGACGAGCCGTGGACAGCCCCTCCGTCGCGCCGCCGCAAGGAGCCGCCAATCGTCGGCGAACTCCCGCAGACCCTGGAACTGGTTCTTGGCAATCAGATCTACATCGCCAAGGACGGTCTACATCCCGGCCTCCGAAATCGGCTGCTGCGTCTCGCGGCGTTTCAGAATCCTGAGTTCTACAGAGCCCAGGCGATGCGCCTGTCGACCTACGACAAGCCACGCATCATCGCCTGCGCAGAGGACCATCCGCACCACATCGGCTTGCCGCGAGGGTGCCTCGACGAGGTTCGTCAGACCCTGACCGACCTCGGCGTTTGTTCGGTCCTTCGGGACGAGCGCTACGCCGGTCGGCCGTTGGATGTGAGCTTTCACGGTGAACTCCGACCCGAGCAACTGACAGCAACGCGTGCGATGCTGGCCCACGAGACCGGCGTCCTGGCCGCCACCACGGCCTTTGGCAAGACGGTCATCGGTGCCTGGCTGATCGCCCAGCGGGGCGTGAACACCCTCGTGCTCGTGCACCGGCGTCAACTGCTGGACCAGTGGGTCGAGCGGCTCTCGACGTTTCTTGATGTGCCGGCGAAATCCATCGGTCGCATTGGGGGCGGGCGAAGCCGAGCCACCGGGTTGCTCGACGTCGCGATCATTCAGAGCCTTGTGAAGAAGGGTGTTGTCGATGATCGCGTGGCCGAGTACGGCCATCTGATCGTCGACGAGTGCCATCACCTGTCGGCGCACAGCTTCGAGCAGGTGGCGCGACAAGCCAAGGCGCGTTTCGTCGCGGGCCTGTCAGCGACAGTTGCGCGGAAGGACGGCCACCATCCCATCATCTTCATGCAGTGCGGGCCCGTCCGTTATCGGGACAACGCAAGAGCCCAGGCGGCGGCACGCCCCTTTGAACATTTCGTCCTCGTGCAGCCGACGGCCTTCATGTCGAGCAGGAGTCCCGATCCCGACAGGCGTGTGGAGTTCCAGGCGATCTACCAGGAATTGGTCGATGACGATTCTCGCAATCGTCGCATTTGCGACGACATCGTCGCGTCGGTGGACAGCGGCCGGTCGCCGCTCGTGTTGACAGAGCGGAACGACCATCTCGACCGCCTCGAAAGCGGGCTCGTTGGGAAAGTGCGGCACTTGGTGGTCCTGCGTGCGGGGATGGGCAAGAAGCAGCGGCAAGCTCTCGCGGGCCAGTTGGAGGCCATTCCGCGCGAGGACGCCCGCGTCATTCTGGCAACCGGCAAGTACGTGGGGGAGGGATTCGATGATCCCCGGCTGGACACGCTGTTTCTGACGTTGCCGGTCTCATGGCGCGGGACGATCGCGCAATACTCCGGCCGCCTGCATCGCCTCTATGACGGGAAGCGAGAGGTCCGGGTGTACGACTACGCGGACCTGGACGTACCGATGCTGGCGCGCATGTTCGACCGGCGCTGCCGTGGCTATGAGGCGATCGGCTACACCATTCTCCTGCCGGCGAGCGCCATACCGGGGTGGCCGGCGGATGTGGTCCTGCCATCGGACCCGGTCTGGAAGCGCGACTACTCAGGCAGCGTTCGGAGGCTTGTGCGGGACGGCGTCGATGTGCCGCTGGCAAGCCTGTTCGTGCATGCGGCGCGCGCCGTGCCACCGGATGCCGAAGGAGCCGAACGCGCCCGCAGCGCCACGGAGGAGTTCCTGTTCCGACGGTTGGAAACGCTGATCGAGACCAAGGGGCGGTTCACGCTGAACGAGTCCCTACCGATTCCGTTCGACGGGCAGGGGCGGCTGGAAGTCGACTTGCTCAGCGCTGAGACCCGCGTCGCTGTTGAGCTGGACGGAGGCCAGCACCTGGCAGATCCGGAGGCCTACCGGCGAGACCGCAGGAAGGACCAGTTGCTGCAGGAGAACGGCTACTTCGTGCTGCGATTCCTGGCGGAGGATGTAGGAAGAGACCTGGACTTGGTACTCGATGCGATTCTGCGGTCGCTGAGCCAGCGTCAGGCCATGTTGTCCACGGACCCTACTCTCTCGTTCTCGAGGAGGAGCCTACCCTGA
- a CDS encoding PIN domain-containing protein, with translation MSDKVFLDTNILLYTIGQDAVRTPVAEALVQQGGIVSVQVLNELASVAHRKLKMTWQDITRALGALRILCPSVVPMTVETHDAALRLAVRHGFHIYDALIVATALEADCRTLYSEDMQSGQVIGGRLTIRNPFAA, from the coding sequence ATGAGCGACAAGGTCTTCCTCGATACCAACATCCTCCTGTACACCATCGGGCAGGACGCTGTGCGGACGCCGGTTGCTGAGGCACTGGTCCAGCAGGGTGGCATTGTCAGCGTCCAGGTTTTGAATGAGCTGGCTTCAGTTGCGCATCGCAAGCTTAAGATGACGTGGCAGGACATTACTCGCGCGCTGGGCGCGCTCAGGATCCTGTGCCCATCAGTGGTCCCTATGACCGTAGAGACGCATGACGCAGCGCTCCGACTGGCAGTGCGCCATGGGTTTCACATCTACGACGCTCTCATCGTCGCGACTGCCCTTGAAGCGGACTGCCGCACGCTCTACTCGGAGGATATGCAATCAGGCCAGGTTATCGGCGGCCGCCTCACGATCCGGAATCCGTTTGCCGCGTGA
- a CDS encoding AbrB/MazE/SpoVT family DNA-binding domain-containing protein, whose protein sequence is MQVAKWGNSLAVRLPAAVVEALELKEGDQIEIVVAGDRAFGVSRDRRAGRAIERLRRLRRALPEGFTFDRESANER, encoded by the coding sequence ATGCAGGTTGCGAAATGGGGTAACAGTCTCGCCGTTCGGCTGCCCGCAGCGGTCGTCGAGGCGTTGGAACTGAAGGAGGGCGACCAGATCGAGATCGTCGTCGCGGGCGATCGGGCGTTCGGCGTGAGTCGGGACCGGCGGGCGGGAAGGGCCATTGAACGCCTTCGGCGACTGCGCCGCGCCCTCCCAGAGGGATTCACGTTCGACCGTGAATCGGCGAACGAACGATGA
- a CDS encoding nucleotidyltransferase family protein produces MTTTEIVQTERDEIVRIAERQNARDVRVFGWVARGEATEHSDIDLLVSAGEETSPWFPAALVAELERLLGRKVDVVTEDGLYWLLRRRILQEARPL; encoded by the coding sequence ATGACGACGACAGAGATCGTCCAAACGGAGCGCGACGAGATCGTCCGGATCGCCGAGCGACAGAACGCTCGCGACGTGCGGGTATTTGGGTGGGTCGCGCGGGGTGAGGCGACCGAGCACAGCGATATCGATCTGCTCGTCTCGGCGGGCGAAGAGACGAGCCCGTGGTTTCCTGCCGCGCTCGTCGCGGAGTTGGAGCGGTTGTTGGGACGGAAGGTCGACGTCGTGACGGAGGACGGGCTGTATTGGCTGCTTCGGCGCCGGATTCTCCAGGAGGCGCGACCGTTGTGA